The following proteins come from a genomic window of Vicinamibacteria bacterium:
- a CDS encoding GAF domain-containing protein, with protein MLPLDVLYLESRPGSGRSPTRRLKERGIDVRTAPLASVSAEIQSRVPNVVICELDTVSDRATLERVASAVSRIPLLVVAGHEAVALARDAAKLGVCRFLTRPVRTTELELALHQALQQPARRDLERLEFANRQLAALNDVSNRFSRIRDERELLDEVPRLLTESLEFDRGILLLHQDGSFSVRSICFPRDPPEFAESFLSRIRSGELPLPPPFAESFDKNEPIFIADPNTHPHWPKAPGEVIRTRSIVIAPIRSQNRPIGILMGNMQHHERAMD; from the coding sequence ATGCTGCCACTCGACGTCCTCTATCTCGAAAGCCGGCCCGGCAGTGGACGGAGCCCCACCCGGCGCTTGAAGGAAAGAGGCATCGACGTCCGCACCGCGCCTCTCGCGTCGGTTTCCGCGGAAATCCAATCGCGCGTCCCGAACGTCGTGATTTGCGAGCTCGATACGGTGTCGGATCGGGCGACGCTCGAACGGGTGGCGAGCGCTGTCTCCCGAATTCCCCTGCTGGTGGTGGCAGGGCACGAGGCCGTCGCCCTGGCGCGAGATGCGGCGAAGTTGGGCGTCTGTCGCTTCTTGACTCGGCCGGTGCGGACCACTGAGCTCGAGCTCGCGCTTCACCAGGCCCTCCAACAACCGGCGAGGCGTGACCTCGAACGGCTCGAGTTCGCGAACCGTCAGCTCGCCGCGCTCAACGATGTCAGCAACCGATTCTCCCGTATCCGCGACGAGCGGGAGCTTCTCGATGAGGTCCCCCGTCTTCTGACCGAGAGCCTCGAGTTCGACCGCGGCATCCTCTTGCTTCATCAGGACGGTTCGTTCTCAGTCCGCTCGATTTGCTTTCCCCGGGATCCGCCGGAGTTCGCCGAGAGCTTCCTTTCGCGCATCCGCTCGGGCGAGCTCCCGCTCCCGCCGCCTTTCGCCGAGAGTTTCGACAAGAACGAGCCAATCTTCATCGCCGACCCCAACACGCATCCTCACTGGCCGAAAGCGCCGGGCGAGGTGATTCGAACCCGGTCCATCGTCATCGCGCCGATTCGCTCGCAGAACCGGCCCATCGGCATCCTCATGGGGAACATGCAACACCATGAACGGGCGATGGAC